Proteins co-encoded in one Lineus longissimus chromosome 11, tnLinLong1.2, whole genome shotgun sequence genomic window:
- the LOC135495694 gene encoding low-density lipoprotein receptor-related protein 6-like isoform X1 yields MTSLMEKDCNKSPNGISDYKCASGKCVMTSGMCPRSSKCPSYSRDYYCPDTGWCESADYRCLRICGFNQSVFNYKYTCPGYPGLCASRSYYCPPACSSEETYKCLKKRQCAKGKNWCEGCFGKYRCQFDGKCISYFRKCDKFSDCSDGEDEVSCSYHDYDNLALDEWQLAGIVLGIFIIFFMCFYCCWKSAKTRASEEGASAGAASTSRNQQNRPGGPRVTGTTPAAVIRPPAVRVRNAYVPHLSTTARSIPPSEQRRQEYTHRPSDTSRSAAPSESGFYSPRLLPEVSGTPGAYPMAASAPRSYPEAANAISPEENQTFGPPPSYFDAIQNDELHDPNDPKLPTYEEVIGGTPADKQSFT; encoded by the exons atgacgtcattgatggaAAAAGACTGCAACAAGAGCCCTAACGGAATAAGTGACTACAAATGTGCCTCTGGGAAATGTGTCATGACTTCTGGGATGTGCCCAA GGTCGTCTAAGTGTCCAAGCTATAGCAGAGATTACTATTGCCCAGATACTGGGTGGTGTGAAAGTGCTGATTATCGTTGCC TCCGCATTTGTGGGTTCAATCAGTCGGTCTTCAATTACAAGTACACCTGCCCTGGGTATCCTGGACTGTGTGCAAGCAGATCTTATTATTGCC CACCAGCTTGTTCCAGTGAAGAAACTTACAAGTGCTTGAAAAAAAGACAATGTGCCAAAGGAAAGAACTGGTGTG AAGGCTGCTTTGGCAAATATCGATGTCAGTTTGATGGAAAATGCATCTCATATTTTAGAAAATGCGACAAATTCAGTGACTGTAGTGATGGTGAGGATGAAGTATCTTGTAGTTACCATGACTATGACAATCTGGCCTTGG ATGAGTGGCAATTGGCTGGGATTGTTTTAggcatttttatcatatttttcatgTGCTTTTACTGTTGTTGGAAAAGTGCAAAAACCCGTGCAA GTGAGGAAGGGGCATCTGCAGGAGCTGCAAGCACATCGCGAAATCAACAAAACAGGCCAGGTGGACCTCGAGTGACCGGAACAACACCAGCTGCTGTAATAAGGCCACCAGCAGTTAGGGTCAGGAATGCTTACGTGCCGCATCTAAGCACCACTGCCAGGTCAATTCCACCATCTGAG CAGAGGCGGCAAGAGTACACTCATCGTCCGAGTGACACTTCTCGGTCAGCTGCACCATCGGAG AGTGGTTTTTATAGTCCTCGATTATTACCCGAGGTATCTGGTACCCCAGGTGCCTATCCAATGGCAGCCAGTGCCCCTAGGAGCTACCCAGAAGCTGCCAATGCTATTTCCCCTGAGGAGAATCAAACCTTTGGACCACCGCCGTCTTACTTTGATGCAATACAAAATGATGAGCTGCACGACCCAAATGATCCGAAG CTTCCTACATATGAGGAAGTCATAGGTGGTACGCCTGCTGACAAACAATCGTTcacatga
- the LOC135495694 gene encoding low-density lipoprotein receptor-related protein 6-like isoform X2 — translation MTSLMEKDCNKSPNGISDYKCASGKCVMTSGMCPRSSKCPSYSRDYYCPDTGWCESADYRCLRICGFNQSVFNYKYTCPGYPGLCASRSYYCPPACSSEETYKCLKKRQCAKGKNWCEGCFGKYRCQFDGKCISYFRKCDKFSDCSDGEDEVSCSYHDYDNLALDEWQLAGIVLGIFIIFFMCFYCCWKSAKTRASEEGASAGAASTSRNQQNRPGGPRVTGTTPAAVIRPPAVRVRNAYVPHLSTTARSIPPSERRQEYTHRPSDTSRSAAPSESGFYSPRLLPEVSGTPGAYPMAASAPRSYPEAANAISPEENQTFGPPPSYFDAIQNDELHDPNDPKLPTYEEVIGGTPADKQSFT, via the exons atgacgtcattgatggaAAAAGACTGCAACAAGAGCCCTAACGGAATAAGTGACTACAAATGTGCCTCTGGGAAATGTGTCATGACTTCTGGGATGTGCCCAA GGTCGTCTAAGTGTCCAAGCTATAGCAGAGATTACTATTGCCCAGATACTGGGTGGTGTGAAAGTGCTGATTATCGTTGCC TCCGCATTTGTGGGTTCAATCAGTCGGTCTTCAATTACAAGTACACCTGCCCTGGGTATCCTGGACTGTGTGCAAGCAGATCTTATTATTGCC CACCAGCTTGTTCCAGTGAAGAAACTTACAAGTGCTTGAAAAAAAGACAATGTGCCAAAGGAAAGAACTGGTGTG AAGGCTGCTTTGGCAAATATCGATGTCAGTTTGATGGAAAATGCATCTCATATTTTAGAAAATGCGACAAATTCAGTGACTGTAGTGATGGTGAGGATGAAGTATCTTGTAGTTACCATGACTATGACAATCTGGCCTTGG ATGAGTGGCAATTGGCTGGGATTGTTTTAggcatttttatcatatttttcatgTGCTTTTACTGTTGTTGGAAAAGTGCAAAAACCCGTGCAA GTGAGGAAGGGGCATCTGCAGGAGCTGCAAGCACATCGCGAAATCAACAAAACAGGCCAGGTGGACCTCGAGTGACCGGAACAACACCAGCTGCTGTAATAAGGCCACCAGCAGTTAGGGTCAGGAATGCTTACGTGCCGCATCTAAGCACCACTGCCAGGTCAATTCCACCATCTGAG AGGCGGCAAGAGTACACTCATCGTCCGAGTGACACTTCTCGGTCAGCTGCACCATCGGAG AGTGGTTTTTATAGTCCTCGATTATTACCCGAGGTATCTGGTACCCCAGGTGCCTATCCAATGGCAGCCAGTGCCCCTAGGAGCTACCCAGAAGCTGCCAATGCTATTTCCCCTGAGGAGAATCAAACCTTTGGACCACCGCCGTCTTACTTTGATGCAATACAAAATGATGAGCTGCACGACCCAAATGATCCGAAG CTTCCTACATATGAGGAAGTCATAGGTGGTACGCCTGCTGACAAACAATCGTTcacatga